From Leifsonia sp. fls2-241-R2A-40a, one genomic window encodes:
- a CDS encoding metallophosphoesterase gives MRSRTRKISLLVGAVVATTLVGAAAAVAAPAIDNGWPYDSAPTAHDAETYTLAAVGDIACEPDDDENASTPGSLKCGSPSLGGYDAEFATAKQTEAMKPDAVALLGDEQYEVGKLSDFEASFEQAWGGLKFLERPAPGNHEYYPYVKKGDNEAGQNGSGYFAYFNGHDQSGTPNTSGQAGDDTEGAQGWYSYDLGNWHIVSLNVECNSPAFQNDCSTTDGGLLAQETRWLAADLKSNQQQCTIAYWHQPTFSSTTASTATVPASAVGAGGQEGQVADAWWKLLYANHATLVLNGHEHAYARLKPMDPTGAYDPKKGIPEFIVGTGGEALDTLAKNADGSFANPNVVTGYDQGFGTMKLTLKQHGYSFSYAPALQGPGLGTSALAYSDSGSGDCRG, from the coding sequence GCGCGGCCGCTGCCGTGGCCGCGCCGGCCATCGACAACGGCTGGCCGTACGACTCGGCGCCCACAGCCCACGACGCCGAGACCTACACGCTCGCCGCGGTCGGCGACATCGCCTGCGAGCCCGACGACGACGAGAACGCGTCGACGCCGGGCTCGCTCAAGTGCGGAAGCCCGAGCCTCGGTGGGTACGACGCCGAGTTCGCCACGGCGAAGCAGACGGAGGCGATGAAGCCGGATGCGGTCGCCCTGCTCGGTGACGAGCAGTACGAGGTCGGCAAGCTGAGCGACTTCGAGGCGTCGTTCGAGCAGGCGTGGGGCGGCCTCAAGTTCCTCGAGCGTCCCGCCCCCGGCAATCACGAGTACTACCCCTATGTGAAGAAGGGCGACAACGAGGCGGGCCAGAACGGCAGCGGCTACTTCGCGTACTTCAACGGTCACGACCAGTCCGGAACGCCCAACACCTCCGGCCAGGCGGGCGACGACACCGAGGGCGCCCAGGGCTGGTACTCGTACGACCTGGGCAACTGGCACATCGTCTCGCTGAACGTCGAGTGCAACTCTCCCGCGTTCCAGAACGACTGCTCCACCACCGACGGCGGCCTGCTCGCCCAGGAGACCCGCTGGCTGGCGGCGGACCTGAAGAGCAACCAGCAGCAGTGCACGATCGCGTACTGGCACCAGCCGACCTTCAGCTCGACCACCGCATCCACCGCCACCGTCCCCGCTTCCGCCGTCGGAGCGGGAGGCCAGGAGGGTCAGGTCGCCGACGCGTGGTGGAAGCTGCTCTACGCCAACCACGCGACCCTCGTCCTCAACGGCCACGAGCACGCCTACGCCCGGCTGAAGCCGATGGATCCGACCGGTGCCTACGACCCGAAGAAGGGCATCCCGGAGTTCATCGTCGGCACCGGCGGTGAGGCGCTCGACACCCTCGCCAAGAACGCCGACGGGAGCTTCGCCAACCCGAACGTGGTCACCGGGTACGACCAGGGCTTCGGGACGATGAAGCTCACGCTCAAGCAGCACGGCTACTCGTTCTCGTACGCCCCCGCGCTGCAGGGCCCCGGGCTCGGCACGTCGGCCCTCGCCTACTCCGACTCCGGCTCCGGCGACTGCCGCGGCTGA
- a CDS encoding alpha/beta hydrolase, which yields MGTVTTSDGIEIYYKDWGTGQPIVFSHGWPLSADDWDNQLLFFLQQGYRVIAHDRRGHGRSTQTGEGHDMDHYAADLRAVVEELDLHDAIHVGHSTGGGEVAHYIGTYGEDRVSRAVLISAVPPLMVQTENNPGGLPKSVFDDLQAQLAKNRSEFYRALPEGPFYGFNRPGVESSEAIIQNWWRQGMMGGAKAHYDGIVAFSQTDFTEDLKKITVPVLVMHSEDDQIVPYADAGPLSAKLVQNGTLKTYKDFPHGMPTTQADTINADLLEWLKS from the coding sequence ATGGGCACCGTAACGACATCAGACGGCATCGAGATCTACTACAAGGACTGGGGAACCGGTCAGCCCATCGTCTTCAGCCACGGCTGGCCGCTCTCGGCGGACGACTGGGACAACCAGCTGCTGTTCTTCCTGCAGCAGGGCTACCGCGTCATCGCGCACGACCGGCGCGGCCACGGCCGCTCCACACAGACCGGCGAGGGCCACGACATGGACCACTACGCCGCCGACCTGCGTGCGGTCGTCGAAGAACTCGACCTGCACGACGCCATCCACGTCGGTCACTCGACCGGCGGTGGAGAGGTCGCGCACTACATCGGCACCTACGGCGAGGATCGCGTCTCGCGAGCCGTGCTGATCAGCGCGGTTCCCCCGCTGATGGTCCAGACGGAGAACAACCCGGGCGGGCTGCCGAAGAGCGTCTTCGACGACCTGCAGGCGCAGCTGGCCAAGAACCGGTCGGAGTTCTACCGCGCCCTCCCGGAGGGCCCGTTCTACGGGTTCAACCGGCCGGGGGTCGAGTCGTCGGAGGCCATCATCCAGAACTGGTGGCGCCAGGGCATGATGGGCGGCGCGAAGGCGCACTACGACGGAATCGTCGCCTTCTCGCAGACCGACTTCACCGAGGACCTCAAGAAGATCACGGTCCCGGTGCTGGTCATGCACAGCGAGGACGACCAGATCGTCCCCTACGCCGACGCCGGACCGCTCTCGGCGAAGCTGGTGCAGAACGGGACGCTGAAGACGTACAAGGACTTCCCGCACGGGATGCCGACGACGCAGGCCGACACGATCAACGCCGACCTCCTGGAGTGGCTGAAGTCGTAA
- a CDS encoding cupin domain-containing protein: protein MADDTAQPDALAGKLKRTEVQRAESSIPGRIIVQVLTEIPEGVESGWHMHPGEEVGYIVAGTVEMRIQDSETLLLQAGHGFLIPPDTPHNARDLGPGTGRMLSTYLVRPDAALATFVTPE from the coding sequence GGCCCAGCCGGACGCCCTGGCGGGGAAGCTCAAGCGCACCGAAGTGCAACGAGCGGAGTCGTCCATCCCGGGGCGGATCATCGTCCAGGTGCTCACCGAGATCCCGGAGGGCGTCGAATCCGGATGGCACATGCACCCGGGCGAGGAGGTCGGCTACATCGTCGCCGGCACGGTCGAGATGCGCATCCAGGACTCCGAGACGCTGCTGCTCCAGGCCGGCCACGGGTTCCTCATCCCGCCGGACACTCCGCACAACGCGCGCGATCTGGGTCCGGGCACCGGGCGGATGCTGTCGACCTATCTCGTCCGGCCGGATGCCGCTCTGGCGACGTTCGTGACCCCGGAGTGA